From one Conyzicola nivalis genomic stretch:
- a CDS encoding MarR family winged helix-turn-helix transcriptional regulator, with translation MSNELAHTLRQTVLHLARRVRAERADASMSDGKLSVLFVLMNEGAQTLGSLSEHERVTPPSMNRTINALVEQGFVSRASDATDGRKVVIDLSDAGRRLVKETRRRRDAWFSSRLAALSAEERATLDAAAPILRRLADQ, from the coding sequence ATGTCCAACGAACTAGCCCACACCCTGCGCCAGACGGTGCTGCACCTCGCGCGGCGCGTGCGGGCCGAGCGGGCCGACGCGTCGATGAGCGACGGCAAGCTGTCGGTGCTGTTCGTGCTGATGAACGAGGGCGCGCAGACGCTCGGTTCGCTGAGCGAGCACGAGCGGGTCACACCCCCGTCGATGAACCGCACGATCAACGCCCTCGTCGAGCAGGGTTTCGTGTCCAGGGCGAGCGACGCGACCGACGGACGCAAGGTCGTGATCGACCTTTCGGATGCCGGCCGTCGCCTCGTGAAGGAGACCCGCCGTCGCCGAGACGCCTGGTTCTCGTCGCGGCTCGCCGCCCTCTCGGCCGAAGAACGCGCGACCCTCGACGCCGCCGCCCCGATCCTGAGGAGGCTCGCCGACCAGTGA
- a CDS encoding alpha-E domain-containing protein: MLSRIAESLFWIGRYIERSDGTARILDVHLQLLLEDPWIEEDLACRSLLSVMGSEAPDDHTLTRADILQILAVDRSEPASIAYSLGAARENARRAREIVSTELWECLNTTRARMPRKVSGDKVHEFFGWVRERSALAVGIIESATSRDEAWQFFTLGRSLERADMTARLLATRSLTEASGPSWTTILRSCGAYEAYLRTYRGVPSATNAAEFLLLDRLFPRSILFSVSRAEACMRDIEPRAERVGISDQAQRQLGKIRSELEYRPIAEILEDLPLHMDNVQAATSAASEAIRQRYFPTNAAPSWVGESS; encoded by the coding sequence ATGCTGAGCCGCATCGCCGAAAGCCTGTTCTGGATCGGCCGCTACATCGAGCGCTCCGACGGCACCGCGCGCATCCTCGACGTTCACCTCCAGCTGCTGCTCGAAGACCCGTGGATCGAAGAAGACCTCGCCTGCCGCTCGCTGCTCAGCGTCATGGGAAGCGAAGCGCCCGACGACCACACCCTCACGCGCGCCGACATCCTGCAGATCCTCGCCGTCGACCGTAGCGAACCCGCGTCGATCGCCTACTCGCTCGGCGCCGCCCGCGAGAACGCCAGGCGGGCGCGAGAGATCGTCTCGACGGAACTCTGGGAGTGCCTCAACACGACGCGGGCCCGGATGCCGCGCAAGGTTTCCGGAGACAAGGTGCACGAATTCTTCGGCTGGGTGCGCGAACGCAGCGCGCTCGCCGTCGGCATCATCGAGTCGGCCACCAGCCGTGACGAGGCGTGGCAGTTCTTCACCCTCGGGCGCAGCCTCGAGCGGGCGGACATGACCGCCAGGCTTCTCGCCACCCGGTCGCTCACCGAGGCGAGCGGCCCGTCGTGGACCACGATCCTGCGGAGTTGCGGAGCCTACGAGGCCTACCTGCGCACGTACCGCGGTGTGCCGAGCGCGACGAATGCGGCTGAGTTCCTGTTGCTCGATCGGCTCTTCCCCCGCAGCATCCTGTTCTCCGTCTCCCGGGCCGAGGCCTGCATGCGAGACATCGAGCCGCGCGCCGAGCGGGTCGGCATCTCCGACCAGGCGCAGCGCCAGCTCGGCAAGATCCGCAGCGAACTCGAGTACCGGCCGATCGCCGAAATCCTCGAGGACCTGCCGCTGCACATGGACAACGTGCAGGCGGCAACCAGCGCGGCGTCCGAGGCGATCCGTCAGCGGTACTTCCCGACCAACGCCGCGCCCAGCTGGGTGGGGGAGAGCTCATGA
- a CDS encoding heme ABC transporter ATP-binding protein — protein MSLDTTAPQITATGIDVVIDSTPILTGVDIAINAGELLALVGPNGAGKSTLLSVLSGDVKPTRGAVEIGGRDIRSVRHLELARLRSVLTQENQVSFPFTVAEVVEMGRSPWARTASQDDDERAIADAIGATDVSHLVTRRYTSLSGGEKARVSLARVLAQSTPVVFLDEPTAALDLRHQEDVMSTAAALARAGRAVVVVVHDLSLAAAYADRVALVASGRLEAVGTPAEVFTAERVERVYGLPVDVVTQSGRPVILPIRGAFPA, from the coding sequence ATGAGCCTCGACACCACCGCCCCGCAGATCACCGCGACCGGCATCGACGTGGTCATCGACTCCACCCCCATCCTCACCGGTGTCGACATCGCGATCAACGCCGGAGAACTGCTCGCCCTCGTGGGGCCCAACGGGGCAGGCAAGTCGACGCTGCTCTCCGTGCTGAGCGGAGACGTGAAGCCGACGAGGGGTGCCGTCGAGATCGGTGGCCGCGACATCCGCTCTGTACGTCATCTCGAACTCGCCCGCCTGCGCAGCGTGCTGACGCAGGAGAACCAGGTGAGCTTTCCGTTCACGGTCGCCGAGGTCGTCGAGATGGGCCGCAGCCCCTGGGCCAGAACCGCGTCGCAGGACGACGACGAGCGGGCGATCGCCGACGCGATCGGGGCGACGGATGTCTCGCACCTCGTCACCCGTCGGTACACGTCGCTCAGCGGCGGCGAGAAGGCGCGCGTCTCGCTGGCCCGCGTGCTCGCGCAGTCGACCCCCGTGGTGTTCCTCGACGAGCCGACCGCGGCGCTCGACCTGCGACACCAGGAGGACGTGATGTCGACCGCCGCCGCGCTCGCCCGCGCCGGCCGCGCGGTCGTGGTCGTCGTGCACGACCTGTCGCTCGCGGCCGCCTACGCCGACCGGGTCGCGCTCGTCGCGTCGGGGCGGCTGGAGGCAGTCGGCACGCCCGCCGAGGTCTTCACCGCCGAGCGCGTCGAGCGCGTGTACGGGCTGCCGGTCGACGTCGTGACACAAAGCGGCAGGCCGGTAATCCTCCCCATTCGGGGGGCTTTTCCGGCCTAA
- a CDS encoding MFS transporter — MSAMFRSLSGINYRLWFAGALVSNIGTWMQRTAQDWIVLTMLTDNDAVAVGITMALQLGPQLLLVPWSGLIADRFDRRRLLMLTQSLMAMLGVALGLMVLFGVAELWHVYVFAFALGVVSAIDAPARQAFVSELVSERDLPNAVSLNSASFNAARLVGPAAAGLLTVAVGAGWVFLINAATFAATLLSLALLRRGELRVAPRAPREPGQLLEGFRYVSKRPDILAIMVAVFIIGTFGLNFAIFTATMARVEFDHGAGEFGLLSSVLAIGSVTGALLSARRDRPRLRLIFAAAAAFGVTCAVSAVMPTFLTFALSLILVGFASITFMTTANSYVQTTTDPVMRGRVMALYMAIFVGGTPIGAPIVGWAANELGPRWALGVGATSGLLAALVGLVWMVVSHDLRLRRVPASRLRLRLTHDGSDRAAAHDDLAVEESVARRA; from the coding sequence GTGAGTGCCATGTTCCGCTCGCTGAGCGGCATCAACTACCGACTCTGGTTCGCCGGAGCCCTCGTGTCGAACATCGGCACCTGGATGCAGCGCACGGCCCAGGACTGGATCGTGCTGACGATGCTGACCGACAACGACGCCGTCGCGGTCGGCATCACGATGGCGTTGCAACTCGGCCCGCAGCTGCTGCTCGTGCCGTGGTCGGGCCTCATTGCCGACCGGTTCGACCGACGCCGGCTGCTGATGCTCACGCAGTCGCTCATGGCGATGCTCGGCGTGGCGCTCGGGCTGATGGTGCTGTTCGGCGTCGCCGAGCTGTGGCACGTCTACGTGTTCGCCTTCGCCCTCGGCGTCGTCTCGGCGATCGACGCCCCTGCGCGGCAGGCCTTCGTCTCCGAGCTGGTCTCCGAGCGTGACCTGCCGAACGCCGTGTCGCTCAATTCGGCGTCGTTCAACGCCGCGCGGCTCGTCGGGCCCGCGGCCGCCGGCCTGCTCACGGTCGCCGTCGGGGCCGGCTGGGTGTTCCTGATCAACGCCGCCACCTTCGCCGCGACGCTGCTGTCGCTCGCCCTGCTGCGCCGCGGTGAGCTGCGGGTGGCGCCGCGCGCACCCCGGGAACCCGGGCAGCTGCTCGAGGGGTTCCGGTACGTGTCGAAGCGGCCGGACATCCTCGCGATCATGGTCGCGGTGTTCATCATCGGAACGTTCGGCCTCAACTTCGCGATCTTCACGGCCACGATGGCGCGGGTCGAGTTCGACCACGGCGCGGGCGAGTTCGGCCTGCTCTCGTCGGTGCTCGCGATCGGCTCGGTGACGGGCGCGCTGCTCTCCGCGCGCCGCGACCGGCCGCGCCTGCGGCTCATCTTCGCCGCCGCGGCGGCGTTCGGTGTCACCTGCGCGGTCTCGGCCGTGATGCCGACGTTCCTGACGTTCGCGCTCTCGCTCATCCTCGTCGGCTTCGCGTCGATCACGTTCATGACGACGGCGAACAGCTACGTGCAGACGACGACCGACCCGGTGATGCGCGGGCGGGTGATGGCGCTGTACATGGCGATCTTCGTCGGGGGTACCCCGATCGGCGCGCCCATCGTCGGCTGGGCGGCCAACGAGCTCGGGCCGCGTTGGGCGCTCGGTGTCGGTGCGACGTCGGGCCTGCTGGCGGCGCTCGTCGGCCTGGTCTGGATGGTGGTGTCGCACGACCTGCGCCTGCGCCGCGTGCCGGCCAGCCGCCTCCGGCTGCGGCTCACCCACGACGGCAGCGACCGCGCGGCGGCCCACGACGACCTCGCGGTGGAGGAGTCGGTGGCGCGCAGGGCTTAG
- a CDS encoding transglutaminase family protein: MNRLRIKHSTGFRYGGDVTASYNEARMLPVSADGQLVLYSHVEILPISSQHNYVDYWGSRVSSFEILTPHKELSLTATSLVEVRPRIHTADKLSWDVLSALAETSTSYIEQTKQTRRTDPPADVVAIAAEIAGRHASPCDAALEICTAIGDAMQYMAGVTAVTSTAKEAWAERKGVCQDITHLALGALRSVGIPARYVSGYLHPKPNAAIGETIAGESHAWVEWFCGEWRGFDPTNLIDIGDRHVTVGRGRDYNDVPPLRGVYAGPYGSQLFVKVEITKEA, from the coding sequence ATGAACCGACTGCGCATCAAGCACTCCACCGGATTCCGTTACGGCGGCGACGTGACCGCCTCGTACAACGAGGCGCGCATGCTGCCCGTGAGCGCCGACGGGCAGCTCGTGCTCTACTCGCACGTCGAGATCCTGCCGATCTCGAGCCAGCATAACTACGTGGACTACTGGGGGTCGCGGGTTTCGTCGTTCGAGATCCTCACCCCGCACAAGGAGCTCTCGCTCACCGCGACGAGCCTCGTCGAGGTGCGGCCGCGCATCCATACCGCAGACAAGCTGAGCTGGGACGTGCTCTCGGCGCTCGCCGAGACATCCACCTCGTACATCGAACAGACCAAGCAGACCCGTCGCACCGATCCGCCCGCCGACGTGGTCGCGATCGCGGCCGAGATCGCCGGCCGGCACGCCTCGCCGTGCGACGCCGCCCTCGAGATCTGCACCGCGATCGGCGACGCCATGCAGTACATGGCCGGGGTCACCGCCGTCACGTCGACCGCCAAGGAGGCCTGGGCCGAGCGCAAGGGCGTCTGCCAGGACATCACCCACCTCGCTCTCGGCGCGCTGCGCTCGGTCGGCATCCCGGCGCGGTACGTCTCCGGCTACCTGCACCCCAAGCCGAACGCCGCGATCGGCGAGACGATCGCCGGCGAGTCGCACGCCTGGGTGGAGTGGTTCTGCGGCGAGTGGCGCGGCTTCGACCCGACGAACCTCATCGACATCGGGGACCGGCACGTCACCGTGGGCCGCGGGCGCGACTATAACGACGTGCCCCCGCTGCGCGGCGTCTACGCGGGACCGTACGGCAGCCAGCTGTTCGTGAAGGTCGAGATCACCAAGGAGGCCTAG
- a CDS encoding FecCD family ABC transporter permease, producing MAAARSVTRVARGISLSIALAVALVAAILASSVVGQLPITPTEIVGSLLRAVGIGNGWAPTDPIVESTIWIVRFPRIVMGLAVGAALAVAGAVMQAIFGNPLAEPGVVGVSSGAAFGAAGVIVFGGTLGITAALGSWGIAVCAFAGGLVATLVVYFVSRANGRTEVVTLLLTGIAINAFASAGLAFLLFMGDTASREQITFWQLGSLNGSLWREVAIVAPITVLGTVGAIMLGKRYDLLALGERNARHLGVNVEALRIGSIVLVALLTGVAVAFCGIIAFVGLVVPHVIRMVIGPSHRPLLVASAVGGAALLTFADLVARTIVPGADLPIGMLTSLIGGPFFFYLLYRQRKRSGGWA from the coding sequence CTGGCTGCAGCGCGTTCCGTGACGCGGGTCGCCAGGGGAATCTCGCTCTCCATCGCTCTCGCCGTCGCGCTCGTCGCGGCGATCCTGGCCTCGTCGGTGGTCGGCCAGTTGCCGATCACTCCGACCGAGATCGTCGGATCGCTGTTGCGGGCGGTCGGCATCGGCAACGGTTGGGCGCCGACCGACCCGATCGTCGAGTCGACGATCTGGATCGTGCGCTTCCCGCGCATCGTGATGGGCCTCGCCGTGGGCGCAGCCCTCGCGGTGGCGGGCGCCGTGATGCAGGCGATCTTCGGCAACCCGCTCGCCGAACCGGGCGTCGTCGGCGTCTCGTCGGGCGCCGCGTTCGGAGCGGCCGGCGTGATCGTCTTCGGCGGCACCCTCGGCATCACGGCGGCCCTCGGCAGCTGGGGCATCGCGGTCTGCGCGTTCGCGGGCGGACTCGTCGCGACCCTCGTCGTCTACTTCGTGTCGCGCGCCAACGGCCGCACCGAGGTCGTGACGCTGCTGCTCACCGGCATCGCGATCAACGCCTTCGCCAGCGCCGGCCTCGCCTTCCTGCTGTTCATGGGCGACACCGCGAGCCGCGAGCAGATCACCTTCTGGCAGCTCGGCTCGCTGAACGGCTCGCTCTGGCGCGAGGTCGCCATCGTCGCGCCGATCACCGTGCTCGGCACCGTCGGCGCGATCATGCTCGGCAAGCGCTACGACCTGCTGGCCCTCGGCGAACGCAACGCCCGGCACTTGGGCGTGAACGTCGAGGCGCTGCGCATCGGTTCGATCGTGCTCGTGGCGCTGCTCACCGGCGTGGCCGTGGCGTTCTGCGGCATCATCGCGTTCGTCGGACTCGTCGTGCCGCACGTCATCCGCATGGTGATCGGCCCGTCGCACCGGCCGCTGCTCGTCGCGAGCGCGGTCGGCGGCGCCGCGCTGCTCACCTTCGCCGACCTGGTCGCCCGCACGATCGTGCCGGGCGCCGACCTGCCGATCGGCATGCTCACCTCGCTCATCGGCGGACCGTTCTTCTTCTACCTGCTCTACCGGCAGCGCAAACGCAGCGGGGGATGGGCATGA
- a CDS encoding lipoate--protein ligase family protein, with translation MHGEFKVPGGKLVVVDLEVVDNRISGFRLAGDFFLEPDSALESIDAAVNGLPADSDAARIAAAIQKALPEGAVMLGFSPEGVATAIRRALQRATTWRDYEWQLIHGEAAPPVLQMALDQVLAEEVGAGRRKPTLRIWEWNEPAVVIGSFQSVKNEVDLERAAEFGFDVVRRISGGGAMFMEAGSVITYSIYVPADLVQGMSFADSYAFLDDWVLQALKSLGIEATYQPLNDITSPTGKIGGAAQKRLGNGAVLHHVTMSYDMDGERMVQVLRIGREKMSDKGTKSAAKRVDPLRSQTGLERAEIIERMEQTFEKLYGLTESSITPEELAKAQKLVAEKFGTDDWLQRVP, from the coding sequence ATGCACGGCGAATTCAAGGTGCCAGGGGGAAAGCTCGTCGTCGTCGACCTCGAGGTCGTCGACAACCGGATCTCCGGGTTCCGGCTGGCCGGAGACTTCTTCCTCGAACCCGACAGCGCGCTCGAGTCGATCGACGCCGCGGTGAACGGGCTGCCGGCCGACTCCGACGCCGCGCGCATCGCCGCCGCCATCCAGAAGGCCCTTCCCGAGGGCGCCGTTATGCTCGGCTTCAGCCCCGAGGGCGTCGCGACCGCGATCCGCCGCGCGCTGCAGCGGGCCACGACCTGGCGCGACTACGAGTGGCAGCTCATCCACGGCGAGGCGGCCCCGCCCGTGCTGCAGATGGCGCTCGACCAGGTGCTCGCCGAGGAGGTCGGCGCCGGCCGCCGCAAACCCACCCTGCGCATCTGGGAGTGGAACGAACCCGCCGTGGTCATCGGCAGTTTCCAGTCGGTGAAGAACGAGGTCGACCTCGAGCGCGCCGCCGAGTTCGGCTTCGACGTCGTGCGCCGTATCAGCGGGGGCGGTGCCATGTTCATGGAGGCCGGCTCGGTCATCACCTACTCGATCTACGTGCCCGCCGACCTCGTGCAGGGCATGAGCTTCGCCGACTCCTACGCGTTTCTCGACGACTGGGTGCTGCAGGCGCTCAAGTCGCTCGGCATCGAGGCGACCTACCAGCCGCTCAACGACATCACGAGCCCGACGGGCAAGATCGGCGGTGCCGCGCAGAAGCGTCTCGGCAACGGAGCCGTGCTGCACCACGTGACGATGAGCTACGACATGGACGGCGAGCGGATGGTGCAGGTTCTGCGCATCGGCCGCGAGAAGATGAGCGACAAGGGCACGAAGAGCGCCGCCAAGCGCGTCGACCCGCTGCGCAGCCAGACCGGCCTCGAGCGCGCCGAGATCATCGAGCGCATGGAGCAGACCTTCGAGAAGCTCTACGGGCTCACCGAGAGTTCCATCACCCCCGAAGAACTCGCCAAGGCTCAGAAGTTGGTGGCCGAGAAGTTCGGCACCGACGACTGGCTGCAGCGCGTTCCGTGA
- a CDS encoding DUF1622 domain-containing protein codes for MTFQEIVELTAQVIDGAGVAVIVVGAIAATIAALRTALRRSGPVYAPFRRFLGRSILLGLELLVAADIIRTVAVAPTWDSVAVLGLIVLIRTFLSFSLELEISGRWPWQKKPDAAAEAD; via the coding sequence ATGACATTCCAAGAGATCGTCGAACTGACCGCCCAGGTCATCGACGGGGCCGGCGTCGCGGTGATCGTCGTGGGCGCGATCGCGGCCACCATCGCCGCACTGCGCACCGCATTGCGCAGGTCGGGGCCGGTCTACGCGCCCTTCCGGCGCTTCCTCGGCCGCTCGATCCTGCTCGGGCTCGAACTGCTCGTCGCGGCGGACATCATCCGCACCGTCGCCGTCGCGCCGACGTGGGACAGCGTGGCCGTGCTCGGACTCATCGTGCTCATCCGCACGTTCCTGAGCTTCTCGCTCGAACTCGAGATCTCGGGACGGTGGCCGTGGCAGAAGAAACCGGATGCCGCGGCGGAAGCCGACTAG
- a CDS encoding alpha/beta fold hydrolase — translation MPTFIAARREYEFVDAQGVTIHYYVWNAAKPRAIVQIAHGLGDHAGRYEALAQVLVQNGYTVYADDHRGHGRTGLAQHGGDHSKLGQLGEGGLRATLAALHQFTGIIQSDHPGVPIVFIGHSWGSVLGQQLVNDHAADFAAVVLTGTAYRTPRHMSAGDLSKRHRALGTTGFEWLSRDPEIVAEFAADELTFAADARKAFGVVDGVRLYGRPKQPLDADVPLLIMIGEEDTLGGERSVQLLAESYIRRGGLTHVEVNVYEGARHEIFNETNRVEVYADLVHWLDTHLPASS, via the coding sequence GTGCCGACATTCATAGCAGCACGCCGCGAGTACGAATTCGTCGACGCCCAGGGCGTCACGATCCACTATTACGTCTGGAACGCCGCCAAGCCCCGCGCGATCGTCCAGATCGCCCACGGCCTCGGCGACCACGCCGGCCGCTACGAGGCGCTCGCCCAGGTCCTGGTGCAGAACGGGTACACCGTCTACGCCGACGACCACCGCGGTCACGGCCGCACGGGCCTCGCCCAGCACGGCGGCGACCACTCCAAGCTCGGCCAGCTGGGCGAGGGCGGCCTCCGGGCGACGCTCGCCGCGCTGCACCAGTTCACGGGAATCATCCAGTCGGATCATCCGGGTGTCCCGATCGTCTTCATCGGCCACTCCTGGGGTTCCGTGCTCGGCCAGCAGCTCGTCAACGACCACGCCGCCGACTTCGCCGCCGTGGTGCTGACCGGCACCGCCTACCGCACCCCGCGCCACATGTCGGCGGGCGACCTCAGCAAGCGCCACAGGGCGCTCGGCACCACCGGGTTCGAGTGGCTGAGCCGCGACCCCGAGATCGTCGCGGAGTTCGCCGCCGACGAGCTCACCTTCGCCGCCGACGCCCGGAAGGCGTTCGGCGTGGTCGACGGCGTGCGGCTCTACGGCCGGCCGAAGCAGCCGCTCGACGCCGACGTTCCGTTGCTCATCATGATCGGCGAAGAAGACACGCTGGGCGGTGAGCGCAGCGTGCAGTTGCTCGCGGAAAGCTACATCCGGCGCGGTGGCCTCACCCACGTCGAGGTGAACGTCTACGAGGGCGCCCGCCACGAGATCTTCAATGAGACCAACCGCGTCGAGGTCTACGCCGACCTCGTGCACTGGCTCGACACGCACCTTCCCGCTTCAAGTTAG
- a CDS encoding ribokinase: MPNSPATPVIVVGSVNMDLLFTGLAAIPKPGQTVSSETFRIVPGGKGANQAVAAARLGADVRFVASVGTDQLGDQAWAALEADGVGLAHVKRVPEPTGVAAVVVDVDGENSIIINPGANATVRDSDAAAIASRYAGSPAVVLACLEVPVDTVTAWARIAKANGWTFILNPAPVPAAGVPDELLALVSIITPNETELAELGSVAELHAAGIPTVLVTRGGDGADLSRVGESDHHQDVFPAKPVDTTGAGDSFNGALAAALAEGQALPDALRFAAATGSLSTRAVGARDGLPTRDEVDGLLSASR; the protein is encoded by the coding sequence ATGCCCAACAGCCCCGCCACCCCCGTCATCGTCGTCGGTTCGGTCAACATGGACCTGCTCTTCACCGGCCTCGCCGCTATCCCGAAGCCCGGACAGACCGTGTCGAGCGAGACCTTCCGCATCGTGCCCGGCGGCAAGGGCGCGAACCAGGCGGTCGCCGCGGCCCGCCTCGGAGCCGACGTGCGGTTCGTGGCATCCGTCGGCACCGACCAGCTCGGCGACCAGGCCTGGGCGGCTCTCGAGGCCGACGGCGTCGGCCTCGCCCACGTGAAGCGCGTCCCCGAGCCGACCGGTGTCGCGGCCGTCGTCGTCGACGTCGACGGTGAGAACTCGATCATCATCAACCCCGGTGCGAACGCCACGGTGCGCGATTCGGATGCCGCGGCCATCGCCTCGCGCTACGCGGGCAGCCCGGCCGTCGTGCTGGCGTGCCTCGAAGTGCCCGTCGACACGGTCACGGCCTGGGCGCGCATCGCGAAGGCCAACGGCTGGACCTTCATCCTCAACCCCGCGCCGGTGCCGGCAGCCGGGGTGCCCGACGAGCTGCTCGCACTCGTGTCGATCATCACCCCGAACGAGACAGAGCTCGCCGAGCTCGGCAGCGTCGCCGAGCTGCACGCCGCCGGAATCCCCACGGTGCTCGTGACGCGCGGCGGCGACGGCGCCGACCTGTCACGGGTGGGGGAGTCCGACCACCACCAGGACGTCTTCCCCGCGAAGCCCGTCGACACGACCGGTGCCGGCGACTCGTTCAACGGAGCCCTCGCCGCGGCGCTCGCCGAGGGCCAGGCGCTGCCCGACGCGCTGCGGTTCGCGGCGGCCACCGGGTCGCTCTCCACGCGGGCGGTCGGCGCCCGCGACGGGCTGCCGACCCGCGACGAGGTCGACGGGCTGCTCTCCGCGAGCCGGTGA
- a CDS encoding alpha/beta fold hydrolase: MNVRRAVIDNGGVELAVFDFPSAEPAVVILHGLAGSSREFEQTARALAPRRVVLVDLRGHGDSTRAPADVSRDAFVNDVVKVIESLSDGPVSLVGQSMGGHTAMLVAARHPHLVDRLVLLEAGVGGDGDAQSRDSLRQYFESWPVPFADHASAGGFLGDSPLQRAWVDGLESRADGLWPRFEPGVMVAVMEHVDAHALWDDWERVALPTLLVFAEHGIFSPRMRAELTDRAGHASSIELADASHDAHLDAFAAWADALRTFVSTG, from the coding sequence GTGAACGTGCGGCGCGCTGTAATCGACAACGGCGGCGTCGAACTCGCGGTCTTCGATTTTCCGAGCGCTGAGCCCGCTGTGGTGATATTGCACGGCCTGGCAGGAAGTAGCCGCGAGTTCGAGCAGACCGCGCGGGCGCTGGCGCCCCGGCGGGTCGTGCTCGTCGATTTGCGCGGGCACGGAGACAGCACCCGCGCTCCCGCTGATGTCAGCCGCGACGCCTTCGTCAACGATGTCGTCAAGGTCATCGAGTCGCTCAGCGACGGTCCTGTGTCGCTCGTGGGACAGTCGATGGGCGGCCACACCGCGATGCTCGTAGCTGCGCGACATCCGCATCTCGTCGACCGTCTCGTCTTGCTGGAGGCAGGCGTCGGCGGCGACGGGGACGCGCAATCGCGAGACAGCCTTCGGCAGTATTTCGAATCGTGGCCGGTGCCGTTCGCCGATCACGCGTCTGCAGGCGGTTTCTTGGGCGACTCTCCGCTACAACGTGCCTGGGTCGATGGCCTCGAATCGCGCGCGGACGGGCTGTGGCCGCGTTTCGAGCCCGGCGTCATGGTCGCGGTGATGGAGCATGTCGACGCGCACGCACTCTGGGACGATTGGGAGCGGGTCGCCCTTCCAACCCTCCTCGTCTTCGCCGAGCACGGCATTTTCTCGCCCCGCATGCGTGCGGAGCTGACGGATCGAGCTGGCCATGCCTCGTCGATCGAGCTTGCCGACGCAAGCCACGACGCGCATCTCGACGCCTTTGCGGCATGGGCCGACGCGCTTCGCACCTTCGTCTCGACGGGATGA